The following are encoded together in the Choristoneura fumiferana chromosome 4, NRCan_CFum_1, whole genome shotgun sequence genome:
- the LOC141427544 gene encoding uncharacterized protein isoform X2: MEFITYILCAAVFVQTSAAPLEASYPHHNNQFDLPEIARNGFEMTLEASIDKQFKEKLQTQSSWDVILETKDNAKFCASQDVEGMHICITPKIEKPCDDPATTTFKLRIKAVVNTDDEELLLQVYLNGSHQLEEITTFEQFKHVTVGGVIGDIQKLHFDFSEQAKAG, from the exons ATGGAGTTTATCACATATATATTGTGCGCTGCAGTGTTTGTGCAGACGAGTGCTGCTCCCTTGGAAGCCAG TTACCCGCATCATAATAACCAGTTTGATCTACCAGAAATTGCACGCAATGGATTCGAGATGACTTTAGAAGCTTCGATTGATAAACAATTCAAGGAGAAACTTCAAACTCAATC gtCGTGGGATGTTATACTGGAAACTAAAGATAACGCCAAATTCTGTGCAAGCCAAGACGTGGAAGGCATGCATATCTGCATTACGCCGAAGATTGAAAAACCCTGCGACGATCCTG CAACAACCACCTTTAAACTTCGCATCAAAGCTGTAGTAAATACAGACGACGAAGAATTGTTATTGCAAGTGTATCTAAATGGAAGTCATCAGCTTGAAGAAATAACAACGTTCGAGCAATTCAAGCATGTTACTGTGGGAGGCGTTATTGGAGACATTCAGAAATTACATTTCGACTTCAGTGAACAGGCGAAAGCGGGCTGA
- the LOC141427544 gene encoding uncharacterized protein isoform X1, giving the protein MEFITYILCAAVFVQTSAAPLEASYPHHNNQFDLPEIARNGFEMTLEASIDKQFKEKLQTQSSWDVILETKDNAKFCASQDVEGMHICITPKIEKPCDDPDLHLIPATTTFKLRIKAVVNTDDEELLLQVYLNGSHQLEEITTFEQFKHVTVGGVIGDIQKLHFDFSEQAKAG; this is encoded by the exons ATGGAGTTTATCACATATATATTGTGCGCTGCAGTGTTTGTGCAGACGAGTGCTGCTCCCTTGGAAGCCAG TTACCCGCATCATAATAACCAGTTTGATCTACCAGAAATTGCACGCAATGGATTCGAGATGACTTTAGAAGCTTCGATTGATAAACAATTCAAGGAGAAACTTCAAACTCAATC gtCGTGGGATGTTATACTGGAAACTAAAGATAACGCCAAATTCTGTGCAAGCCAAGACGTGGAAGGCATGCATATCTGCATTACGCCGAAGATTGAAAAACCCTGCGACGATCCTG ATTTGCATCTGATTCCAGCAACAACCACCTTTAAACTTCGCATCAAAGCTGTAGTAAATACAGACGACGAAGAATTGTTATTGCAAGTGTATCTAAATGGAAGTCATCAGCTTGAAGAAATAACAACGTTCGAGCAATTCAAGCATGTTACTGTGGGAGGCGTTATTGGAGACATTCAGAAATTACATTTCGACTTCAGTGAACAGGCGAAAGCGGGCTGA
- the LOC141427543 gene encoding uncharacterized protein produces MLKACWDCVTGSGALRDGGDNEVSYGTQLNGDSQRVPLRTGERNMFVLPRAVNDGDSITVSGTFNNPERFTVNLLTGYTSPDYNNIACQLEANFPSPSNSTNGIILRMIDNGQTEVINGTYMNHDVASLMTGSTFEITFKFETGNRGDTLSIFVKNSILEEFILKHQFDQISFLELRGDANVNGLAFQFA; encoded by the exons ATGTTGAAAGCATGCTGGGATTGTGTGACGGG AAGTGGCGCTTTACGGGACGGCGGGGATAACGAAGTCAGTTATGGCACTCAGTTGAATGGGGACAGTCAGAGAGTTCCGTTGAGGACGGGAGAGAGAAACATGTTCGTCCTACCGCGAGCGGTCAACGACGGAGACAGTATTACTGTCTCTGGAACCTTCAATAACCCAgaaag GTTCACAGTGAATTTGTTAACTGGATATACTAGTCCAGATTATAACAATATTGCCTGCCAACTGGAAGCCAATTTCCCTTCACCATCCAATAGTACAAATGGCATCATACTTAGAATGATAGACAATGGCCAGACAGAGGTGATAAACGGAACTTACATGAACCACGATGTTGCAAGTTTGATGACAG GTTCAACATTCGAgattacttttaaatttgaaacaGGCAATAGAGGGGACACACTGTCGATATTTGTGAAAAATTCTATTTTAGAAGAATTTATTCTGAAACACCAATTTGACCAAATCAGCTTCTTGGAATTACGGGGTGATGCTAATGTCAATGGTCTAGCTTTCCAGTTtgcgtaa